One genomic segment of Flavobacteriaceae bacterium includes these proteins:
- the queG gene encoding tRNA epoxyqueuosine(34) reductase QueG — MNKTLQYSQFIKKEAKRLGFLNCGIAKAGFLEKEAPRLASWLENDFHGEMQYMENHFDKRLDTRLLVDGAKSVISLSYNYYPKIQPHDDTYHISKYAYGEDYHHVIKRKLKELLYAIQEEIGEVHGRAFVDSAPILERAWAEKAGLGWNGKHTLLIQKQQGSFFFLAELIVDVELVYDPPFATDHCGSCTKCIDACPTEAILPNSTIDGSKCISYLTIELKDHIPSEFKNNMENRIFGCDICQDVCPWNRFSEPHQEPLFQPQKELLEMTKENWEEITEDTFKKVFKKSAVKRTKYLGLTKNIRFLKE; from the coding sequence ATGAATAAAACCCTGCAATATTCTCAATTTATAAAAAAAGAAGCAAAACGCTTAGGTTTTTTAAATTGCGGTATTGCCAAAGCCGGTTTTTTAGAAAAAGAAGCCCCACGATTAGCATCCTGGCTAGAAAATGATTTTCACGGAGAAATGCAATATATGGAAAATCATTTTGATAAAAGATTAGATACCAGGCTATTAGTTGACGGAGCAAAATCTGTTATTTCCTTAAGTTACAATTATTACCCAAAAATTCAACCGCATGATGACACATATCATATTTCCAAATACGCATACGGAGAAGATTATCATCATGTGATTAAAAGAAAACTTAAAGAGTTACTGTATGCCATTCAGGAAGAAATAGGAGAAGTACATGGCAGGGCATTTGTAGACTCTGCTCCAATTTTAGAGAGAGCCTGGGCAGAAAAAGCAGGCTTGGGATGGAATGGAAAACATACCTTATTAATTCAGAAACAACAAGGTTCTTTCTTTTTTCTGGCGGAACTCATCGTGGATGTAGAATTAGTTTATGACCCTCCATTTGCAACAGATCATTGTGGCAGCTGTACAAAGTGTATTGATGCTTGCCCGACAGAAGCCATTTTACCCAATTCAACCATAGATGGAAGCAAGTGCATCTCGTACTTAACCATAGAATTAAAAGACCATATCCCTTCAGAATTTAAGAATAATATGGAAAACCGGATATTTGGCTGTGATATTTGTCAGGATGTATGCCCTTGGAATCGATTTTCAGAACCACACCAAGAACCCCTGTTTCAGCCTCAAAAAGAACTACTGGAAATGACAAAAGAAAACTGGGAAGAAATAACGGAAGATACTTTTAAAAAAGTTTTTAAGAAATCTGCCGTAAAAAGAACAAAATACCTGGGACTTACCAAAAACATTAGATTTCTAAAAGAATAA